From one Excalfactoria chinensis isolate bCotChi1 chromosome 9, bCotChi1.hap2, whole genome shotgun sequence genomic stretch:
- the SNED1 gene encoding sushi, nidogen and EGF-like domain-containing protein 1 isoform X2: MQMCPPRGAASESLRGQSRAERRGRAAGTAPFYPLRSHPSVPPPSAPPQAPPCRGCRYRREGDAGRSATGAAMRGLAGWVALAALLGEWLRAGGVVPLADFYPFGPAQGDAATLKQDDGGSELRPLSVRFPFFGAGHTGLYVNNNGIISFLKEVSQFTPVAFPISKDRRVVAAFWADVDNRRAGDVYYRESQDRAILERATKDIAQYFPEFPDFSAQWVFIATWYRVTFFGGSSFSPVNTFQIVLITDGKLSFTIFNYESITWTTGMHASSGGDFAGLGGIAAQAGFNAGDGKRYFNIPGSRTDDIADVEMTTNVGIPGRWVFRIDDAQVQVGGCSNTTSVCLTLRPCLNGGKCIEDCITGNPSYTCSCLAGFTGKRCHVDVDECLSHPCQNGATCINSVNSYSCQCPPGFRGASCEIEESPCETKVCQNGGTCQVANGTAVCTCQPGYAGGDCETEVNECESSPCLNGGHCVDLVDNYTCVCLEPFVGQRCETDPSSCEDRSCRNRQTCNYIRPGRYICTCSPGYYGNNCQYGGPRVPSACLSNPCQNGGSCLELEQGYACDCPEGYAGQNCHDKLTEGCECRNGGSCLEGNVTICQCLPGYFGLLCEFEVTTTPCNVNTQCPDGGYCMEYGGSYLCVCHTDYGSNHTVPSPCDSEPCLNGGSCETQDDSYTCECPSGFLGKHCERARPRLCSTAPCRNGGTCKEADGEYHCACPYRFTGRHCEIGKPDPCASGPCQNGGTCFHYIGKYKCDCAPGYTGRHCEIVPSPCFLSPCENGATCEDLGGDFVCTCPMGYTGKRCGTEIDCGMPSAVKHAQASFNSTTVGSLAKYHCELGYVLSQHNSPRVCRSQGVWSDPPECDEIDECRSQPCLNGGQCKDRIAEFLCVCEPGYTGLHCELEVDECQSEPCKNGGTCRDLLGSFACSCPEGFVGTQCEEEMDACESDPCQNGGECEGDGGSYLCVCPEGFFGYHCETASDPCFSSPCGSRGYCLPSNGTHSCTCKVSYTGKSCEKELLPPTSLKVERVEDTGVLISWHPPEDAAARQLIDGYAVTYVSFDGSYRRTDFVDRSRSAHQLRALASGRAYNISVFSVKRNVNNKNDISRPVMLTTRTRPRPVEGFEITNVTASTITVQWALHRLKHSTVSRVRVSIRQPGDLEDRTVELNSSVAKYTFLDLQPGERYIVHVTTLSGMGTEDHPSESLATAPFHVWTRPLPPRNLTASRVTPTSVSMTWEQPPTGAVEGYIINVTTAQSVKSRYVPNGKLASYTVRDLLPMQRYRLSVTAVQNTEQGQVHSEPIHLYVTTLQKDGAPERRWSQAGHPRVLRNRLPPAFLPELRLLADHDTAEEPSAAPRFTELVDGRRRISARFGTLPSKSITVKTQPEAPMRLENTEEPSRSSLALQLREAWSKSIRQNCSTNPCKNGGTCVSESESYHCDCSPGFKGRHCELACKKVPHSCTRLYSETKSFPVWEGGTCHYLYKRVYKVQQDVCYKESCESTGSKKTSRKRSDSHTLKKP; this comes from the exons ATGCAAATGTGCCCCCCGAGGGGCGCGGCGAGCGAGTCTCTCCGCGGGCAGAGCAGAGCGGAGCGGCGCGGCCGAGCTGCGGGCACGGCTCCGTTCTACCCGCTCCGTTCCCATCCATCGGTTCCTCCGCCATCCGCTCCGCCCCAGGCGCCGCCATGTCGCGGCTGCCGGTACCGGCGTGAGGGAGACGCGGGCCGGAGTGCGACGGGCGCGGCCATGCGGGGCCTGGCGGGCTGGGTGGCGCTGGCGGCGCTGCTGGGCGAGTGGCTGCGGGCGGGCGGCGTGGTGCCGCTGGCGGACTTCTACCCGTTCGGGCCGGCGCAGGGCGACGCCGCCACGCTGAAGCAGGACGACGGCGGCTCCGAGCTGCGGCCCCTCTCCGTGCGCTTCCCCTTCTTCGGAGCGGGGCACACCGGGCTCTAC GTGAACAACAACGGGATCATCTCCTTCCTGAAGGAGGTCTCCCAGTTCACGCCGGTGGCCTTCCCGATCTCCAAGGACCGCCGTGTGGTGGCAGCTTTCTGGGCCGACGTGGACAACCGGCGGGCAGGCGACGTGTATTACCGGGAGAGCCAGGACCGGGCCATCCTGGAACGGGCGACCAAAGACATCGCGCAGTACTTCCCTGAGTTCCCCGACTTCTCTGCCCAGTGGGTGTTCATCGCTACGTGGTACCGAGTCACTTTCTTCGGGGGAAGCTCGTTTTCTCCG GTAAACACTTTCCAGATCGTCCTCATCACGGACGGCAAGCtctccttcaccatcttcaaCTATGAGTCCATCACCTGGACCACGGGTATGCACGCCAGCAGTGGGGGGGACTTTGCTGGGCTTGGCGGCATCGCAGCGCAG GCAGGTTTTAACGCCGGTGATGGAAAGCGCTACTTCAACATTCCCGGATCCCGCACTGACGACATCGCTGACGTGGAGATGACGACAAATGTGGGTATCCCCGGGCGCTGGGTGTTCAGAATCGATGATGCCCAGGTGCAAGTGGGGGGCTGCAGCAATACAA CCTCCGTGTGCCTGACACTGCGGCCCTGCCTGAACGGGGGGAAGTGCATTGAGGACTGCATCACTGGGAACCCCTCCTACACCTGCTCCTGCCTCGCGGGCTTCACAGGGAAAAGGTGCCATGTTG ACGTGGATGAGTGTCTGTCTCACCCGTGCCAGAATGGAGCCACCTGCATCAACAGCGTCAACAGCTACAGCTGCCAGTGCCCGCCAGGCTTCAGAGGTGCCAGCTGTGAGATCG AAGAGTCACCGTGTGAGACCAAGGTGTGCCAGAACGGCGGGACGTGCCAGGTGGCAAATGGGACAGCGGTGTGCACGTGCCAGCCGGGGTATGCAGGAGGAGATTGCGAGACAG AGGTGAACGAGTGTGAGTCCAGCCCCTGCCTGAACGGAGGGCACTGTGTTGACCTGGTTGATAACTACACGTGTGTGTGCCTGGAGCCCTTCGTGGGACAGCGCTGTGAGACAG ACCCTTCCTCCTGCGAGGACCGGAGCTGCAGGAACCGGCAGACATGTAACTACATCCGCCCGGGACGCTACATCTGCACGTGCTCCCCGGGCTATTATGGCAACAACTGCCAATACG GTGGCCCCCGTGTGCCCAGTGCCTGCCTCTCCAACCCCTGCCAGAACGggggcagctgcctggagctggAGCAAGGCTATGCCTGTGACTGCCCAGAGGGCTATGCTGGGCAGAACTGCCATGACA AGCTAACTGAGGGCTGTGAGTGTCGCAATGGGGGCAGCTGCCTGGAGGGGAATGTCACCATCTGCCAGTGCCTGCCAGGTTATTTTGGCCTGCTCTGTGAGTTTG AAGTGACCACCACGCCGTGCAATGTGAACACGCAGTGTCCAGATGGTGGCTACTGCATGGAGTATGGTGGGAGCTACCTGTGTGTGTGCCACACCGACTATGGCAGCAACCACA CGGTGCCGTCCCCCTGTGACTCTGAGCCCTGCTTGAACGGGGGCTCCTGCGAGACTCAGGACGACTCCTACACCTGCGAGTGTCCCTCAGGCTTCCTGGGCAAGCACTGTGAGAGAG cccgGCCGCGGCTCTGCAGCACGGCGCCGTGCCGCAACGGGGGCACATGCAAGGAGGCTGATGGCGAGTACCACTGCGCCTGCCCCTACCGCTTCACCGGCCGCCACTGCGAGATAG gtAAACCGGACCCCTGTGCCTCAGGGCCCTGCCAGAATGGGGGCACCTGCTTCCACTACATTGGCAAGTACAAGTGTGACTGCGCCCCGGGCTACACTGGACGGCACTGCGAGATCG TGCCATCTCCCTGCTTCCTGAGCCCCTGTGAGAATGGTGCGACCTGTGAGGACCTCGGCGGGGACTTTGTGTGCACGTGCCCCATGGGCTACACAGGGAAGCGCTGCGGGACAG AGATTGACTGCGGCATGCCCAGCGCTGTGAAGCATGCCCAGGCCTCCTTCAACTCCACCACGGTGGGCTCGCTGGCCAAATACCACTGTGAGCTGGGCTACGTCCTCAGCCAGCACAACAGCCCCCGCGTCTGCCGCTCGCAGGGCGTCTGGAGCGACCCTCCTGAATGTGACG AGATTGACGAGTGCCGATCTCAGCCCTGCCTGAATGGCGGCCAATGCAAAGACCGCATCGCCGAGTTCCTGTGCGTGTGTGAGCCGGGATACACGGGCCTCCACTGTGAGTTGG AAGTTGACGAGTGCCAATCAGAGCCCTGTAAGAACGGTGGCACCTGCAGGGACCTCCTGGGCTCCTTTGCCTGCTCCTGTCCCGAGGGCTTCGTGGGAACCCAGTGTGAAGAAG AAATGGATGCCTGTGAGTCAGACCCTTGTCAGAATGGAGGGGAGTGTGAAGGTGATGGAGGTTCCTACCTGTGTGTGTGCCCAGAGGGTTTCTTTGGTTACCACTGTGAGACAG CCAGCGACCCCTGCTTCTCTAGCCCATGTGGGAGCCGAGGCTACTGCCTGCCCAGCAATGGCACCCACAGCTGCACCTGCAAAGTGAGCTACACAGGCAAGAGCTGCGAAAAAG AATTGCTGCCACCAACCTCATTAAAGGTGGAAAGGGTGGAGGACACTGGTGTGTTGATTTCTTGGCACCCTCCTGAGGACGCAGCCGCCAGGCAACTCATAGACGGCTACGCCGTGACGTACGTATCCTTCGACGGCTCTTACCGCAGGACAGATTTTGTGGACCGAAGTCGTTCTGCCCACCAATTGCGGGCACTAGCCTCCGGCAGAGCCTacaatatttctgtcttttcagtcAAACGCAACGTGAACAACAAGAATGATATCAGCAGGCCTGTCATGCTCACCACGCGCACTA GACCGCGTCCGGTGGAAGGCTTTGAGATCACGAACGTGACGGCCAGCACCATCACGGTGCAATGGGCTCTCCACCGGCTCAAACACTCCACCGTCAGTAGGGTGCGTGTCTCCATCCGCCAGCCTGGGGACCTGGAAGACCGCACGGTGGAGCTGAACAGCAGCGTGGCCAAGTACACCTTCCT GGACCTGCAGCCAGGAGAGCGGTACATCGTCCATGTCACGACGCTGAGTGGCATGGGGACAGAAGATCACCCCTCAGAGAGTCTGGCCACGGCCCCCTTCCACGTGTGGACGA GGCCTCTCCCCCCCCGCAACCTCACAGCCTCCCGCGTCACCCCCACCTCTGTGTCCATGACGTGGGAGCAGCCGCCCACCGGTGCCGTGGAGGGGTACATCATCAACGTCACCACCGCGCAGAGCGTCAAGAGCCGCTATGTGCCCAACGGGAAGCTGGCGTCCTACACCGTGCGGGACCTGCTGCCCATGCAGCGCTACCGCCTgtctgtgacagctgtgcagaaCACTGAGCAAGGGCAAGTGCACAGCGAGCCCATCCACCTCTACGTCACCACCC TGCAGAAGGATGGGGCTCCGGAGAGGCGCTGGAGCCAGGCTGGCCATCCCCGTGTCCTGCGTAACAGGCTGCCCCCAGCCTTCCTGCCCGAGCTCCGCTTGCTCGCAGACCACGACACAGCTGAAGAGCCCTCAGCAGCCCCCAG GTTCACTGAGCTGGTGGATGGCAGAAGGAGGATCAGTGCCAGGTTCGGCACTTTGCCGAGCAAATCCATCACCGTGAAGACAC AGCCAGAGGCTCCCATGAGGCTGGAGAACACCGAGGAGCCCAGCCGGAGCAGTTTGGCACTGCAGCTGCGAGAGGCATGGAGCAAAA GCATCAGGCAGAACTGCTCCACAAACCCCTGCAAGAATGGAGGCACCTGTGTAAGCGAGAGTGAATCCTACCATTGCGACTGCAGCCCGGGCTTCAAGGGCAGGCACTGTGAGCTAg CCTGCAAGAAGGTGCCACACTCGTGCACGCGGCTGTACTCGGAAACCAAGTCATTCCCTGTGTGGGAAGGAGGCACCTGCCACTACCT
- the SNED1 gene encoding sushi, nidogen and EGF-like domain-containing protein 1 isoform X1 has translation MQMCPPRGAASESLRGQSRAERRGRAAGTAPFYPLRSHPSVPPPSAPPQAPPCRGCRYRREGDAGRSATGAAMRGLAGWVALAALLGEWLRAGGVVPLADFYPFGPAQGDAATLKQDDGGSELRPLSVRFPFFGAGHTGLYVNNNGIISFLKEVSQFTPVAFPISKDRRVVAAFWADVDNRRAGDVYYRESQDRAILERATKDIAQYFPEFPDFSAQWVFIATWYRVTFFGGSSFSPVNTFQIVLITDGKLSFTIFNYESITWTTGMHASSGGDFAGLGGIAAQAGFNAGDGKRYFNIPGSRTDDIADVEMTTNVGIPGRWVFRIDDAQVQVGGCSNTTSVCLTLRPCLNGGKCIEDCITGNPSYTCSCLAGFTGKRCHVDVDECLSHPCQNGATCINSVNSYSCQCPPGFRGASCEIEESPCETKVCQNGGTCQVANGTAVCTCQPGYAGGDCETEVNECESSPCLNGGHCVDLVDNYTCVCLEPFVGQRCETDPSSCEDRSCRNRQTCNYIRPGRYICTCSPGYYGNNCQYGGPRVPSACLSNPCQNGGSCLELEQGYACDCPEGYAGQNCHDKLTEGCECRNGGSCLEGNVTICQCLPGYFGLLCEFEVTTTPCNVNTQCPDGGYCMEYGGSYLCVCHTDYGSNHTVPSPCDSEPCLNGGSCETQDDSYTCECPSGFLGKHCERARPRLCSTAPCRNGGTCKEADGEYHCACPYRFTGRHCEIGKPDPCASGPCQNGGTCFHYIGKYKCDCAPGYTGRHCEIVPSPCFLSPCENGATCEDLGGDFVCTCPMGYTGKRCGTEIDCGMPSAVKHAQASFNSTTVGSLAKYHCELGYVLSQHNSPRVCRSQGVWSDPPECDEIDECRSQPCLNGGQCKDRIAEFLCVCEPGYTGLHCELEVDECQSEPCKNGGTCRDLLGSFACSCPEGFVGTQCEEEMDACESDPCQNGGECEGDGGSYLCVCPEGFFGYHCETASDPCFSSPCGSRGYCLPSNGTHSCTCKVSYTGKSCEKELLPPTSLKVERVEDTGVLISWHPPEDAAARQLIDGYAVTYVSFDGSYRRTDFVDRSRSAHQLRALASGRAYNISVFSVKRNVNNKNDISRPVMLTTRTRPRPVEGFEITNVTASTITVQWALHRLKHSTVSRVRVSIRQPGDLEDRTVELNSSVAKYTFLDLQPGERYIVHVTTLSGMGTEDHPSESLATAPFHVWTRPLPPRNLTASRVTPTSVSMTWEQPPTGAVEGYIINVTTAQSVKSRYVPNGKLASYTVRDLLPMQRYRLSVTAVQNTEQGQVHSEPIHLYVTTLQKDGAPERRWSQAGHPRVLRNRLPPAFLPELRLLADHDTAEEPSAAPRFTELVDGRRRISARFGTLPSKSITVKTQPEAPMRLENTEEPSRSSLALQLREAWSKSIRQNCSTNPCKNGGTCVSESESYHCDCSPGFKGRHCELAACKKVPHSCTRLYSETKSFPVWEGGTCHYLYKRVYKVQQDVCYKESCESTGSKKTSRKRSDSHTLKKP, from the exons ATGCAAATGTGCCCCCCGAGGGGCGCGGCGAGCGAGTCTCTCCGCGGGCAGAGCAGAGCGGAGCGGCGCGGCCGAGCTGCGGGCACGGCTCCGTTCTACCCGCTCCGTTCCCATCCATCGGTTCCTCCGCCATCCGCTCCGCCCCAGGCGCCGCCATGTCGCGGCTGCCGGTACCGGCGTGAGGGAGACGCGGGCCGGAGTGCGACGGGCGCGGCCATGCGGGGCCTGGCGGGCTGGGTGGCGCTGGCGGCGCTGCTGGGCGAGTGGCTGCGGGCGGGCGGCGTGGTGCCGCTGGCGGACTTCTACCCGTTCGGGCCGGCGCAGGGCGACGCCGCCACGCTGAAGCAGGACGACGGCGGCTCCGAGCTGCGGCCCCTCTCCGTGCGCTTCCCCTTCTTCGGAGCGGGGCACACCGGGCTCTAC GTGAACAACAACGGGATCATCTCCTTCCTGAAGGAGGTCTCCCAGTTCACGCCGGTGGCCTTCCCGATCTCCAAGGACCGCCGTGTGGTGGCAGCTTTCTGGGCCGACGTGGACAACCGGCGGGCAGGCGACGTGTATTACCGGGAGAGCCAGGACCGGGCCATCCTGGAACGGGCGACCAAAGACATCGCGCAGTACTTCCCTGAGTTCCCCGACTTCTCTGCCCAGTGGGTGTTCATCGCTACGTGGTACCGAGTCACTTTCTTCGGGGGAAGCTCGTTTTCTCCG GTAAACACTTTCCAGATCGTCCTCATCACGGACGGCAAGCtctccttcaccatcttcaaCTATGAGTCCATCACCTGGACCACGGGTATGCACGCCAGCAGTGGGGGGGACTTTGCTGGGCTTGGCGGCATCGCAGCGCAG GCAGGTTTTAACGCCGGTGATGGAAAGCGCTACTTCAACATTCCCGGATCCCGCACTGACGACATCGCTGACGTGGAGATGACGACAAATGTGGGTATCCCCGGGCGCTGGGTGTTCAGAATCGATGATGCCCAGGTGCAAGTGGGGGGCTGCAGCAATACAA CCTCCGTGTGCCTGACACTGCGGCCCTGCCTGAACGGGGGGAAGTGCATTGAGGACTGCATCACTGGGAACCCCTCCTACACCTGCTCCTGCCTCGCGGGCTTCACAGGGAAAAGGTGCCATGTTG ACGTGGATGAGTGTCTGTCTCACCCGTGCCAGAATGGAGCCACCTGCATCAACAGCGTCAACAGCTACAGCTGCCAGTGCCCGCCAGGCTTCAGAGGTGCCAGCTGTGAGATCG AAGAGTCACCGTGTGAGACCAAGGTGTGCCAGAACGGCGGGACGTGCCAGGTGGCAAATGGGACAGCGGTGTGCACGTGCCAGCCGGGGTATGCAGGAGGAGATTGCGAGACAG AGGTGAACGAGTGTGAGTCCAGCCCCTGCCTGAACGGAGGGCACTGTGTTGACCTGGTTGATAACTACACGTGTGTGTGCCTGGAGCCCTTCGTGGGACAGCGCTGTGAGACAG ACCCTTCCTCCTGCGAGGACCGGAGCTGCAGGAACCGGCAGACATGTAACTACATCCGCCCGGGACGCTACATCTGCACGTGCTCCCCGGGCTATTATGGCAACAACTGCCAATACG GTGGCCCCCGTGTGCCCAGTGCCTGCCTCTCCAACCCCTGCCAGAACGggggcagctgcctggagctggAGCAAGGCTATGCCTGTGACTGCCCAGAGGGCTATGCTGGGCAGAACTGCCATGACA AGCTAACTGAGGGCTGTGAGTGTCGCAATGGGGGCAGCTGCCTGGAGGGGAATGTCACCATCTGCCAGTGCCTGCCAGGTTATTTTGGCCTGCTCTGTGAGTTTG AAGTGACCACCACGCCGTGCAATGTGAACACGCAGTGTCCAGATGGTGGCTACTGCATGGAGTATGGTGGGAGCTACCTGTGTGTGTGCCACACCGACTATGGCAGCAACCACA CGGTGCCGTCCCCCTGTGACTCTGAGCCCTGCTTGAACGGGGGCTCCTGCGAGACTCAGGACGACTCCTACACCTGCGAGTGTCCCTCAGGCTTCCTGGGCAAGCACTGTGAGAGAG cccgGCCGCGGCTCTGCAGCACGGCGCCGTGCCGCAACGGGGGCACATGCAAGGAGGCTGATGGCGAGTACCACTGCGCCTGCCCCTACCGCTTCACCGGCCGCCACTGCGAGATAG gtAAACCGGACCCCTGTGCCTCAGGGCCCTGCCAGAATGGGGGCACCTGCTTCCACTACATTGGCAAGTACAAGTGTGACTGCGCCCCGGGCTACACTGGACGGCACTGCGAGATCG TGCCATCTCCCTGCTTCCTGAGCCCCTGTGAGAATGGTGCGACCTGTGAGGACCTCGGCGGGGACTTTGTGTGCACGTGCCCCATGGGCTACACAGGGAAGCGCTGCGGGACAG AGATTGACTGCGGCATGCCCAGCGCTGTGAAGCATGCCCAGGCCTCCTTCAACTCCACCACGGTGGGCTCGCTGGCCAAATACCACTGTGAGCTGGGCTACGTCCTCAGCCAGCACAACAGCCCCCGCGTCTGCCGCTCGCAGGGCGTCTGGAGCGACCCTCCTGAATGTGACG AGATTGACGAGTGCCGATCTCAGCCCTGCCTGAATGGCGGCCAATGCAAAGACCGCATCGCCGAGTTCCTGTGCGTGTGTGAGCCGGGATACACGGGCCTCCACTGTGAGTTGG AAGTTGACGAGTGCCAATCAGAGCCCTGTAAGAACGGTGGCACCTGCAGGGACCTCCTGGGCTCCTTTGCCTGCTCCTGTCCCGAGGGCTTCGTGGGAACCCAGTGTGAAGAAG AAATGGATGCCTGTGAGTCAGACCCTTGTCAGAATGGAGGGGAGTGTGAAGGTGATGGAGGTTCCTACCTGTGTGTGTGCCCAGAGGGTTTCTTTGGTTACCACTGTGAGACAG CCAGCGACCCCTGCTTCTCTAGCCCATGTGGGAGCCGAGGCTACTGCCTGCCCAGCAATGGCACCCACAGCTGCACCTGCAAAGTGAGCTACACAGGCAAGAGCTGCGAAAAAG AATTGCTGCCACCAACCTCATTAAAGGTGGAAAGGGTGGAGGACACTGGTGTGTTGATTTCTTGGCACCCTCCTGAGGACGCAGCCGCCAGGCAACTCATAGACGGCTACGCCGTGACGTACGTATCCTTCGACGGCTCTTACCGCAGGACAGATTTTGTGGACCGAAGTCGTTCTGCCCACCAATTGCGGGCACTAGCCTCCGGCAGAGCCTacaatatttctgtcttttcagtcAAACGCAACGTGAACAACAAGAATGATATCAGCAGGCCTGTCATGCTCACCACGCGCACTA GACCGCGTCCGGTGGAAGGCTTTGAGATCACGAACGTGACGGCCAGCACCATCACGGTGCAATGGGCTCTCCACCGGCTCAAACACTCCACCGTCAGTAGGGTGCGTGTCTCCATCCGCCAGCCTGGGGACCTGGAAGACCGCACGGTGGAGCTGAACAGCAGCGTGGCCAAGTACACCTTCCT GGACCTGCAGCCAGGAGAGCGGTACATCGTCCATGTCACGACGCTGAGTGGCATGGGGACAGAAGATCACCCCTCAGAGAGTCTGGCCACGGCCCCCTTCCACGTGTGGACGA GGCCTCTCCCCCCCCGCAACCTCACAGCCTCCCGCGTCACCCCCACCTCTGTGTCCATGACGTGGGAGCAGCCGCCCACCGGTGCCGTGGAGGGGTACATCATCAACGTCACCACCGCGCAGAGCGTCAAGAGCCGCTATGTGCCCAACGGGAAGCTGGCGTCCTACACCGTGCGGGACCTGCTGCCCATGCAGCGCTACCGCCTgtctgtgacagctgtgcagaaCACTGAGCAAGGGCAAGTGCACAGCGAGCCCATCCACCTCTACGTCACCACCC TGCAGAAGGATGGGGCTCCGGAGAGGCGCTGGAGCCAGGCTGGCCATCCCCGTGTCCTGCGTAACAGGCTGCCCCCAGCCTTCCTGCCCGAGCTCCGCTTGCTCGCAGACCACGACACAGCTGAAGAGCCCTCAGCAGCCCCCAG GTTCACTGAGCTGGTGGATGGCAGAAGGAGGATCAGTGCCAGGTTCGGCACTTTGCCGAGCAAATCCATCACCGTGAAGACAC AGCCAGAGGCTCCCATGAGGCTGGAGAACACCGAGGAGCCCAGCCGGAGCAGTTTGGCACTGCAGCTGCGAGAGGCATGGAGCAAAA GCATCAGGCAGAACTGCTCCACAAACCCCTGCAAGAATGGAGGCACCTGTGTAAGCGAGAGTGAATCCTACCATTGCGACTGCAGCCCGGGCTTCAAGGGCAGGCACTGTGAGCTAg CAGCCTGCAAGAAGGTGCCACACTCGTGCACGCGGCTGTACTCGGAAACCAAGTCATTCCCTGTGTGGGAAGGAGGCACCTGCCACTACCT